The window TAAATCTGAAGGCATCAAGCTGGTGGATGATACAGAAAATGCCAAGTATCCTCTTCCGATCATGAGCGAAGTTTATGACGATGTTATGGTAGGCAGGATCAGAAAAGACCTGGCTGTGGAAAACGGAATTAATCTCTGGATCGCGGCAAATAACCTGCGGAAAGGTGCAGCCTTGAATGCGGTGCAAATTGCTGAATTATTGATTAAGTAAGAAATGAAAAAGAAAAACCCATCTGTTCTGCGAGTGGAATTCAAAGCAGAAAAGCAGAAAGAGGAAATAGAAATGGATTTTTTCCATATTCGCTCCCTTGTAAAGGGGAGCTGTCCGACTACAGGAGGACTGAGGGGTTGATGACGAAAAATATCATAATCCAAAAATTTGGCGGAACTTCTCTTCATGATAAAAAGATCAGGAGAATTGCCGCGAGCCATGTTAAATGCTTGATTGAACAAGATATATCTCCTGTTATTGTAGTTTCTGCAATTGGCAGAAAGGGTGATCCGTATGCTACTGATTCACTCCTTGATCTTTCTAATTCCGAATTTCCACAAATAAATTATAGAAATAAAGATTTCCTGCTTTCCTGTGGGGAAGCCATATCTGCTGTAGTTTTTTCTCAAGCATTAAAACAGATCGAAATTGATGCTGTTCCCTTAACAGGCTTTCAAGCTGGAATTCTAACTGATGATAATTTTGGAAATGCCAAAGTTCAAAAAGTTTTCATCAAGAAATTATTGGATATTATCGGAGCTGGCAAAGTTCCTGTTGTTTGTGGATTTCAGGGAATGGATATAAACGGTGAGGTTACTACACTCGGTCGTGGTGGCAGTGATACAACAGCCAGCGTTCTTGGAATTGCGTTAAATGCACAAGAAATTAGAATCTATACTGATGTAGATGGAATAAGATCTGCCGATCCCAACAAAAAACAAAATTCCCGGGTTTTGAATGAAACCAGCTACGAAGAGATCGTGGAGCTGGCTTATAAGGGAGCAAATGTGATCCACCCTCGAGCAGTAGAAATAGCTTCAGAAAACTTTGTTCCAATCAGAATTTTATCAATAAACAGCGGGATTGACGGCACATTAATCAAAAAAATAAAATCGGATAAACCGGTAACCGGCATCAGTTCCAAAAGAGATATAATTTTTGTTCACATCGCACCGAACGAAATCAATGATTATCATACTGGAATTAGAATTTTCCAACTTTTTGCTGCAGCTGCTATCAGTGTAGATTTCATCGATATTCGCCAGGATTCGATCAGCTTTATTATTGATGCCGATATGGAAATGAAAGCCGTTGAAATATTGAAAAAAAACAATTTTGATTTTGAATTAAAAAACGATTTATGCAAAGTTTCGGTGGTTGGATCGGGAATGACCGGACAGCCGGGAATTATGGCAAAGATCGTGGAAGCTTTACATTCCCAGAAGATTACAATTCTGGAATGTACAGATTCACGGACGAGTATCTCATGTTTGATAGCAGAAAAAAATGAAATCAAAGCCATTTCCGCTTTGCACAAAATATTTGATCTGGATGTAATATGAAAATAATTAATTTATTGATTCTATTAAGTTTAACGTGTTTTTTGTTCGCTGGAGTTTCTTCACAGCAGGACAAAAAAAATATTGAATATCTGCAGATGCTGGATAAAAACATTACAGGCACAATAGAAGTGCTGTCAACCTTCAATGATGCCCTGGATGCCATTCCGTTTGAAGTAACTGGCATGAATGCTTTTTCTCAATTTTTAATGGAATTAACGATGGAATGCAGCAACATAAAAAAAGATATTTCAGATTCTTATGAGCTTTCCAGAAATGACAGGGAAGAGATGATTTATGTTTTGATTTCATCTCTGAATCCGGAAGTTAAAAGATTACCGTTTGATATCAGTAAACAAAGAGATTATCAAAATAAACAGATCGCACTGGTGATGCGGGGTAGAATAAAAAAACATATCCTGGAAACACAAAAGAAAATTTTTACAGAAGAAGCAGCTGTGCTGGAAAGCAAAACATTCAATAAATACTTTTTCAATCTGCATTCGCAGCATTTTATGTATCAATTGATGATGGATTATCTGGAACCATCGGAAAAGTTGAGTAAAGAAAATCGAGATTTTCTGATAACAATGGTGCAAGCCGTCGAGGATGATCTCATGGAAGGAAAGCCACCACAAGAAGGAGGAGAAGAAGAATGAGAAAATATTTTATTTTAATCTTTTTAGTTTCAGTTTTTGTTTTGAATGCTGTTCCCATACCGGATTTTGATGCGTTTCACAGATCACTTTATCCGCAAACTGTACGATGGAAAGGAACGAACTCTTCCAGTGAACCAAGTCGTGAATATCAGGTGGGAGACACGAACACATTCTGGCGCTGGGACCTTTCCGTGATGCCTCCAGCCTGGATACAAACTCCTGCTACATGCCGCGCTGTTGGTGAGCATTGTTACGTTTTTGTGGCAGATGATCAGTGGAATTTGAATATGGATCAGGACGATGTGGATATTGTTTTGAATTACTTGGAAAATGAGACAATGAACAGTTCGGATTATGGTGCTATCGAAATGGATATTGATCTTTTTGGTCCAATTCCGGACGAAATTGATAACGATCCGCGCCTGATAGTTTTCTATTCGGAACTTGGTTCATTTGGCGGTTCCACTTTTGACGGCTATTTCAGCGTTTACAATCAGGTAACAGAGCAACAGGCACAGCAGATGAATCCGTCCGGGCACAGCAATGAATGTGAAATGATCTACATGACTTGCTCTCCACTAAATCCTACCGATCCAATTCGTATTTCAGTTTTATCACACGAACTTGAACATTTGATCCACTGGGGACAGGATGTAAACGAAGAAACCTGGCTGGATGAAGGTTGTGCCGAACTGGCAATGGTCTATTTTGGAATGCCCGATCCAATTACCGGTTTTCCATCTCAACCTGATAATCAATTGAATGTCTGGAATCAGGAATGGGCAGATTATGTGAAGGTTATGCTGTTCTTTACTTATCTGAGGGAACAATTCACGACCGATCAAAATGAACTGATCTTAGATATAGTTTCTGATCCGACGAACGGCTTGAACAGTATTGTAAATCAGCTTATAGATAATGGCTTCACGATCCCGTTTGAATCTGTTTTTACGAATTGGACAATTGCCAATTTTGTGGATGACACAACTATCGATCAGGGACAATATGGTTATGAACTTCTGGATCTGCCAAATTTCAGCACAGCAGGATCGCACACGAGCTTTCCTGTAAATAGCAGTGGAACTGTCGATCCCTGGGCAGCAGATTACATTCGGGTTTTTCCAAATGGAATGAATATCGAACATGAAATTACTGTGAATAATGCAGATCAGGCAATTGGACTTATCAGGAAATTGAATGACGTGGAAGAATTTGAAGTTGAAACTTTCAATGTAAATGCATCCTGGACAGGATATTTACCTCCGGAGTGGGATGATCTCTATTATTATGCTGTTTATGTTTATGCCAATCACAATGCTACGCAGCTGGATTATTCTTATTCATTGGAAGAAGTTGTGGCAAATGATGATGAATTGATCATTCCTGAAAATGAAATTTCTATTTATCCCAATCCCTTCAATCCTTCCACGACAATCAGCTTCAATGTACCGCAAACATCCTCGTTTGCGACAATAGAAATTTACAATCTAAAAGGACAGAAAGTAAAGACATTTTCGTTCCCAAACGGGAGTTTAGGAACGAGTAAAGGTTTGGTTGTTTGGAATGGAACCGACGACAATAACAAACCAGTTTCCTCTGGTATTTACTTTGCAAGATTAAAAGCTGGGAATGTAGAAGCAAGTTGTAAGATGTTGTTATTAAAGTAATTATCAATTATCTTTCCGTCAGTTTCTTGTTTAGAATCTTATTATAACTGTCGGAAAGTTATCTTACATTTTTCCGAAACAATTGGTAAGATAAAATTAGAGAAGGTTTCGGAAAGAAGATAAATGTTTCATTACCCTTTAAAATAGGAGGTCTTGTGAAAACAATTGCTATTTGCTTATTTGTATTAATTTTTTCTTCCCTGTTCAGTCAAATTCCAATTCTACAGCAGGAAAACACACCCATAATTTTCGATCATCTTAACAACCCGCGAGAATTACAGTTAACAGAACAATACAATTATGATTGGCTGAACGATGATTGGCAAAACCAGTTCAAACTTGCTTATTCTTACGAAGCTGGACTTGTCAGCGAAATTAAAGTTTATTATTGGAACGGCTCTTTGTGGGCTTACGATCATCGGGAAGTTTATTCTTATGATGATGAAGATCATCTCATTGAAGTTTTGATCCAGTACCATAGCGGAACTTGGATAAACCTGATGCGCTATGTTTTGATCTGGCAAAATAACTTAGTGATGGAACTAACTTTGCAAAACTGGCTGAATATGACTTGGGAAAACAGTGAAAGAACACTGATTTCTTATGATGCGAATGATAATGAAATTGAAGATCTCTGGCAAACCTGGGATGGTTACGACTGGTATGATATGGAACTTTACACCATGACTTACGACAACAATAACTTACGGCAGGATTTACTGGAACAACACAACAACCAGGGAAATTGGATAGATTTCTACCTGAATACTTACTCTTACGATGCAAACGATAATCTGATTGAAGATCTGGGAGCATTTTATACCGGCAGCTGGGAAAATGATATTTTACGAACATATGAATACGATGTTGATGACAATCTTTCTACAATTCTGGAAGAATATTATTTTATGGGAAACTGGTGCGAAAGCAGCTTGGAAAGTTATTCATACGAAAATGATCAGGTCTCTGAAATTCTATATCAAATCTGGGAAACAGATGACTGGTTGAACGATCAATTGGAAGAATACATCTATGAAGAATTAAACTCATATCCAAACGAAATCCCTCACAACTCATCTCTCATTTCTCACCTCTCGAATCATCCCAATCCCTTTAATCCTTCAACTACTATCAGTTTTAGCAGCGAACAAAACCAACAAAACGAACAAATTGAAATTGTGATCTACAATATAAAAGGGCAGAAAGTAAAGACATTTTCGTTCCCAAACGGGAGTTTAGGAACGAGTAAAGGTTTGGTTGTTTGGAATGGAACCGACGACAACAACAAACCAGTTTCCAGCGGAATTTACTTTGCAAAACTAAAATCCGGTAAAACCGAAGCAAGCTCTAAGATGCTTTTATTAAAGTAGGTTGATTAATGAAGTTTAAAGGAACTGTTATATTTTTTTTCTTTCTGCTTTTTCCTTTTCTTCTTTCTTCCATTGATGTCTGGGGGCACTTAACAGAAGATACAACTTGGAGTCCCGATAATAATCCCTATCATGTAATAGGAGATATCACAGTTGAAGAAGATGTAACCTTAACTATTCTACCTGGAACAGTAATTGAAATACAAAGCTCACCTTTAACAAGTTGGGATGACTTCTATCAATATTTTTATTATCCCAATTATCACCAATCACGCTTGTTTTGGGTTGATGGAAACATAATTGCTGAAGGCACGGAAGAAGCCCAAATACTCTTTACTCATGATGTGAATGATAATGATTATTACTGGGGAGTAATCTATATTACAGAGACAGCAGATTTATGTAAATTCACATATTGTCGCTTTGAGTATTCAGGCAGTATGACAATACAACCTGGAAATATAGCTAAAGCAGCCATCACAATGCATAATGGTTTGGGCATCATACGTAATAACTACTTCTACACAAATGTATCTAATATAACAGCTTATTCACATTGCAAAACAATTGAAATAATTGATAATACATTTACAATAGTACAGAATATGGGCGCATTTGCTCAATCATTTTTACAGGAGAAGTTTTCTATTCATTCACCTGATCCTGGTTATAAAGCAGCTTTAGTAGCGAATAATAAGTTTCTGAGAAGAAATGAGTGTTATATCGGTTCAGTTGATATAGTGTTTAATCTATTTGAAGATCATAATGGAGCACTATGGAATTGTCAGGGAACAAATAATATTCGCAAATTTTATGGAAATGATTTTATTAATTGTGAGATAGGTATATCAAATGGAAATGCATCTGACAGTTTCTATGTGAGTAATAATGAGTTTCTTGATGGGAATTATGGTCTAGATTTAGACGGTGGATATGCGTTGATAATAGAAAATTATTTTGAAGAGAATGATATTTTTACATCGATTAATATGAGTGGAGCATTTTATAACAATGTTGCTCATACAGGTTTTTTTTCTATACCAGGTTATTTCATTATACAGAACAATCTGTCATATGAATCTAGTATCGGTTTAGAAATGAGTTGGAGAAATATAAGGTGTGATAATAATCTGATGTTGTATAATGACTATTCATTAAATAGTGGTGGTACACTTGTTTATAATGATTGTATGATTTTCGGAAATGATATGTTAAGTTATAATCCGATATCAGATAATCCAATTTTTCGCAATTGCATCATAGATTTTCCCCTAGATCCACCACTTGTAGATGGTGGTGGCAATATCTGGTTAGATTCGCTAAACGTAGATTCTTTGTTTGTTGATTGGCAAAATGGTGATTTTCATTTACTCCCAGGTAGTGCGGCAATTGATGCAGGATTCGATACTTTGGGTTATTACTATCCATTTGACTTGGAATATAAAGATAGGATATGGGATGGTGATGGAGATGGAATTGCTGTTATCGATATTGGACATTATGAATATGGGGCACCAGAATTTGGGGGAATTGAGGGGCAGACATTTGATCCAATAAATGGAGGATCAGTAAACTATGTTCAAATCAAGATCAACAATGATCAAAGTGCATTTACATTCTCAGATAGTTTAGGATATTACGAATATAAGCTCCCGGCAGGAATCTACGATGTCTATGCAGAACGTGTTTTCTACGATGATGTTGTTGAATATCAAATCGAAGTAGTTGAAGGCGAGTTTACACAACTCGACATTCCTATGTATGAAGCATTGAATATTATGGAAAACCAGATTCCACCTAAATTTTTCTATATTTATAATTATCCCAATCCATTCAATCCAACCACAACAATCACTTTTAACCTTCCAGAACCTGGCAAAGTCAAGCTCGAAATCTACAATTTAAAAGGACAGAAGGTAAAGACATTTTCGTTCCCAAACGGGAGTTTAGGAACGAGTAAAGGTTTGGTTGTTTGGAATGGAACCGACGACAACAACAAACCAGTTTCCAGCGGAATTTACTTTGCAAAACTAAAATACGGTAAAACCGAAGCAAGCTGTAAGATGCTGTTATTAAAATAATTATCAATTATCTTTCCGTCAGTTTCTTGTTTAGAATCTTATTATAACTGTCGGAAAGTTATCTTACATTTTTCCGAAACCATATGTAAGATAAACTTAGAGAAGGTTTCGGAAAAAAAAAGGATAAAAATGAAAATAATTTATTACATTATCACCTTATTGATCGGAGCCGGCTGCGGCTGGCTTTATTACAAGTTCATCGGTTGTCGTGGTGGTGGCTGACCGCTTTATTCCAATGCTTGGTCAAGCATTATCGTTGGCGCATTATTTGGGTTTCTGCTGCTTTCTCCAATTGTGGATAAACTAATTCAGAAACATCAAAATAACGAAACGAACATTGAGCAGAAAGAAGATGATAAGAGAGATAAAACCGCAGGATAAAAAGCGAATCCTGGAAATCTCCCAAAATATCTGGGAAGGTGATGATTACATTTCCCGGGTTTTCGATGACTGGGTAGCAAATCCCAACGGTTTATTTAGTGGATTATGGGAAAATGGCAAACTTGTAGGTTTTGGAAAACTCACTCATCTTACCGAAGAAGACATCTGGCTGGAAGGTTTGCGTAAAGATGAGACCAGCGGAGCAAAAGGAGTGGGCGAGAAGCTTTCCAAGCATTATATAAATTACCTGAAGGGAAAGCAGATCAGATCGGTTCGGTTTTCAACCTATTTCGGCAATATTGCCTCCATCAAATTGAACGAGAAACTTGGTTTTAAACGCCTTCACACACTTTCCCTAAAATCACAGCAAATTCATGAAATGATCTCAATCAAAAACGATTTGACTAAATATGAATTTACAGAAGTTAAAAATTATATCGAATCATCTTCCTATCTGAAAGGAACAAAAGGTTTTATCGGAAAAGGCTGGGTAGTTTATGAATTTAATGAGAAGCTTCTGAAACAATTTCATCGGGAAAAACAGATACTTGTTTATCGAGATGATAACCAGATCAGAGGTTGTGCGATCTGGAGTTTGCAGCATTACAAGAAAATCATCTGGATAAGCTTTCTGGAAGCGGAATCCGAACATATTTTGCATAAACTTCTAACAGAAATTAACAATATCGGATATGATCAGCAAAAAAAGGAAATGCAGATTCTGGTACCCGATGGAAAGTTGCTGGAATTTTGCCATCAAAATAATTTCACAAGTTGGCAGCAAGATCACGATTTTTTATTGTATGAACTTCCCAAAACTCTAATAGCAAAAATAACAGGTAGTTAGCACATTCCAGATTTATCGACCTTGACATCAAACGAATTTGATTCAAGAAATGACACCGAGAATTGGAGGAATGATGATAAAAGATCTTGTTCGAAAAAATAGAAGTTACAGAAGATTTTTTCAGGACTTCCTGATCGATTCCAAAACATTGCTTGATCTGATCGATCTGGTCAGATTGACAGCTACTGGTGCAAATAAGCAGTCACTTCGCTTCAAGCTTATAAACAAATCACCTGAAACGGAAAAAGTATTTTCCTGTCTTAGCTGGGCAGGTTATCTGCAAGATTGGAATGGTCCGGCCGAAGGAGAAAAACCTTCAGCTTATATCATCATTTTGAACGATCCTGAAATTAAAGAAAAACCGCAATATGATGTTGGATTAGCCTGCCAATCGATATTACTTGGTGCAGTGGAAAAAGAACTGGGTGGTTGCATTTTCGGTTCGGTAAAAAGAGATCATCTAAAAAAAATATTAAATCTGCCACCAGAACTTGATATCATGCTGGTTTTAGCTCTCGGTAAACCAAAAGAAGAAGTTGTCATTGCCGACGTGGAAAATGATAACATCAAGTATTGGCGAGATGAAGATGGTAAACATTACGTTCCAAAACGTAAATTGGAAGATATTATTTTATGAAGGCTGGTTTATGAAGAAAATCTTATTTTTTTGTATTTTAATTTTTATTTCTGCTTCTTTTCTACAAGCGCAAACGGTGAATGGAGATACGCTTACAGTTTCGGGAAAAAAGATTTTAAAAGTTTGGGGAACGCATTATGAACGCGGTTTTGCCACCGGATATCTGATGGGCGAAAACATCATGAACCTGGCTCAGGAATATTTTCTGGGAAGTGTTTTTGGCAATAGTGCACCGCTTTATGAATATGCAAAAAATATCTATCTTTCTGCCAGCTCTATCGAAGATAAATATCATGATGAAGCAGATGGATTGATAAATGGAATGATCGATGCCGGTGTTGATATCTACGATGATACTCTGCAGCGGGAACTGGATAAGGATGATATTCTGCTGGTGAATGCGATAGTAGATCTTGCTGGATTGACCGATCTTCCGGGAGAACTGGATCTGGGATGTTCCAGCATGTCGGCTTGGGGAAATAATACGATCGATGATCCTGAGTTGAACGGAGATCTTGTCCTTACCCGTCAAATGGATTGGACTCCGCATCCCGCACTTAACGACAATCATATTCTGGTCGTTCATTTCCCGGCAGAAAATGATGAAGTTAATTGGATGTCATTCACATTTCCCGGTTTATTTGGAGCGCTTTCTGCCATCAATGAAGAAGGGCTTTGCGCATTTATGAACGTTGGAAATAATCACGATTCCGATAATCCTGCCAATCTTCATCCTGTACTCCTCAGCATTCGAAATGGAATTGAAAGCTACGATTATAACGGAGATTATGTTACTAACGCTCTGGATGTAACTGATGCTGTTTCCGATAAAATCCACTTGAGTGGAGCTATCATTCATACTTCGAATCAGGATTTTGGGTTGATAGCTGAAACCAATAACGAAAGGGGAACAGAAGTTCGAGATGATAGTGAAAATACCATGGTTCCTCAAGAATGTTTGGTTGCGACCAATCACTTCCGCAAATTGTATAATCCAACTTATTGTTACCGTTATAATAATATATCTGATTCTTTGAATGCAAATTCCAATATAACAATTGCTCGAAGCTGGCAGGTTCTGCAGGGAGCTTCAGGAATTCCCAATAATATGCACATGATCGAATATGCGCCTTCACAAAATTTAGTGAAATGGTCTACTTCTCTTACAGGTCAACCAGCTTATACAATTGAACCTTCAGTTTTTGAACTTTCGGAACTTTTTACAATGCCGGTGAGTATCGACAATGAT is drawn from Candidatus Cloacimonadota bacterium and contains these coding sequences:
- the dapG gene encoding aspartate kinase — encoded protein: MTKNIIIQKFGGTSLHDKKIRRIAASHVKCLIEQDISPVIVVSAIGRKGDPYATDSLLDLSNSEFPQINYRNKDFLLSCGEAISAVVFSQALKQIEIDAVPLTGFQAGILTDDNFGNAKVQKVFIKKLLDIIGAGKVPVVCGFQGMDINGEVTTLGRGGSDTTASVLGIALNAQEIRIYTDVDGIRSADPNKKQNSRVLNETSYEEIVELAYKGANVIHPRAVEIASENFVPIRILSINSGIDGTLIKKIKSDKPVTGISSKRDIIFVHIAPNEINDYHTGIRIFQLFAAAAISVDFIDIRQDSISFIIDADMEMKAVEILKKNNFDFELKNDLCKVSVVGSGMTGQPGIMAKIVEALHSQKITILECTDSRTSISCLIAEKNEIKAISALHKIFDLDVI
- a CDS encoding T9SS type A sorting domain-containing protein, translated to MRKYFILIFLVSVFVLNAVPIPDFDAFHRSLYPQTVRWKGTNSSSEPSREYQVGDTNTFWRWDLSVMPPAWIQTPATCRAVGEHCYVFVADDQWNLNMDQDDVDIVLNYLENETMNSSDYGAIEMDIDLFGPIPDEIDNDPRLIVFYSELGSFGGSTFDGYFSVYNQVTEQQAQQMNPSGHSNECEMIYMTCSPLNPTDPIRISVLSHELEHLIHWGQDVNEETWLDEGCAELAMVYFGMPDPITGFPSQPDNQLNVWNQEWADYVKVMLFFTYLREQFTTDQNELILDIVSDPTNGLNSIVNQLIDNGFTIPFESVFTNWTIANFVDDTTIDQGQYGYELLDLPNFSTAGSHTSFPVNSSGTVDPWAADYIRVFPNGMNIEHEITVNNADQAIGLIRKLNDVEEFEVETFNVNASWTGYLPPEWDDLYYYAVYVYANHNATQLDYSYSLEEVVANDDELIIPENEISIYPNPFNPSTTISFNVPQTSSFATIEIYNLKGQKVKTFSFPNGSLGTSKGLVVWNGTDDNNKPVSSGIYFARLKAGNVEASCKMLLLK
- a CDS encoding T9SS type A sorting domain-containing protein; the encoded protein is MKTIAICLFVLIFSSLFSQIPILQQENTPIIFDHLNNPRELQLTEQYNYDWLNDDWQNQFKLAYSYEAGLVSEIKVYYWNGSLWAYDHREVYSYDDEDHLIEVLIQYHSGTWINLMRYVLIWQNNLVMELTLQNWLNMTWENSERTLISYDANDNEIEDLWQTWDGYDWYDMELYTMTYDNNNLRQDLLEQHNNQGNWIDFYLNTYSYDANDNLIEDLGAFYTGSWENDILRTYEYDVDDNLSTILEEYYFMGNWCESSLESYSYENDQVSEILYQIWETDDWLNDQLEEYIYEELNSYPNEIPHNSSLISHLSNHPNPFNPSTTISFSSEQNQQNEQIEIVIYNIKGQKVKTFSFPNGSLGTSKGLVVWNGTDDNNKPVSSGIYFAKLKSGKTEASSKMLLLK
- a CDS encoding T9SS type A sorting domain-containing protein gives rise to the protein MKFKGTVIFFFFLLFPFLLSSIDVWGHLTEDTTWSPDNNPYHVIGDITVEEDVTLTILPGTVIEIQSSPLTSWDDFYQYFYYPNYHQSRLFWVDGNIIAEGTEEAQILFTHDVNDNDYYWGVIYITETADLCKFTYCRFEYSGSMTIQPGNIAKAAITMHNGLGIIRNNYFYTNVSNITAYSHCKTIEIIDNTFTIVQNMGAFAQSFLQEKFSIHSPDPGYKAALVANNKFLRRNECYIGSVDIVFNLFEDHNGALWNCQGTNNIRKFYGNDFINCEIGISNGNASDSFYVSNNEFLDGNYGLDLDGGYALIIENYFEENDIFTSINMSGAFYNNVAHTGFFSIPGYFIIQNNLSYESSIGLEMSWRNIRCDNNLMLYNDYSLNSGGTLVYNDCMIFGNDMLSYNPISDNPIFRNCIIDFPLDPPLVDGGGNIWLDSLNVDSLFVDWQNGDFHLLPGSAAIDAGFDTLGYYYPFDLEYKDRIWDGDGDGIAVIDIGHYEYGAPEFGGIEGQTFDPINGGSVNYVQIKINNDQSAFTFSDSLGYYEYKLPAGIYDVYAERVFYDDVVEYQIEVVEGEFTQLDIPMYEALNIMENQIPPKFFYIYNYPNPFNPTTTITFNLPEPGKVKLEIYNLKGQKVKTFSFPNGSLGTSKGLVVWNGTDDNNKPVSSGIYFAKLKYGKTEASCKMLLLK
- a CDS encoding GNAT family N-acetyltransferase, whose translation is MIREIKPQDKKRILEISQNIWEGDDYISRVFDDWVANPNGLFSGLWENGKLVGFGKLTHLTEEDIWLEGLRKDETSGAKGVGEKLSKHYINYLKGKQIRSVRFSTYFGNIASIKLNEKLGFKRLHTLSLKSQQIHEMISIKNDLTKYEFTEVKNYIESSSYLKGTKGFIGKGWVVYEFNEKLLKQFHREKQILVYRDDNQIRGCAIWSLQHYKKIIWISFLEAESEHILHKLLTEINNIGYDQQKKEMQILVPDGKLLEFCHQNNFTSWQQDHDFLLYELPKTLIAKITGS
- a CDS encoding nitroreductase family protein, which gives rise to MIKDLVRKNRSYRRFFQDFLIDSKTLLDLIDLVRLTATGANKQSLRFKLINKSPETEKVFSCLSWAGYLQDWNGPAEGEKPSAYIIILNDPEIKEKPQYDVGLACQSILLGAVEKELGGCIFGSVKRDHLKKILNLPPELDIMLVLALGKPKEEVVIADVENDNIKYWRDEDGKHYVPKRKLEDIIL
- a CDS encoding T9SS type A sorting domain-containing protein — translated: MKKILFFCILIFISASFLQAQTVNGDTLTVSGKKILKVWGTHYERGFATGYLMGENIMNLAQEYFLGSVFGNSAPLYEYAKNIYLSASSIEDKYHDEADGLINGMIDAGVDIYDDTLQRELDKDDILLVNAIVDLAGLTDLPGELDLGCSSMSAWGNNTIDDPELNGDLVLTRQMDWTPHPALNDNHILVVHFPAENDEVNWMSFTFPGLFGALSAINEEGLCAFMNVGNNHDSDNPANLHPVLLSIRNGIESYDYNGDYVTNALDVTDAVSDKIHLSGAIIHTSNQDFGLIAETNNERGTEVRDDSENTMVPQECLVATNHFRKLYNPTYCYRYNNISDSLNANSNITIARSWQVLQGASGIPNNMHMIEYAPSQNLVKWSTSLTGQPAYTIEPSVFELSELFTMPVSIDNDYIEVISVVNTFPNPFVETASLSFSLSQNTAVELSIYNIRGQKIKSLISDSRGRGTYTTFWNGKDESEEPVPSGIYFYRFETSYMNETGRLILVK